The genomic segment TCGGGCGCGACGTTCAGCGACTCGGCGCGCAGGCCGCAGCGCGCCAGCACTTCCGGCGCCACCGCGCTGGCCGCCCCGTTGGCGCAGTCCACCACCAGCTTCAGCCCGCGCGCTCCGGTCACGTCCACGCTGCCGCACAGCCAGTCCTCATAGGCCCGGCGCAGGGCGGGGTCGCCGGGCAGACTGGAGCCCGCCTTCAAAGGCGACGCGGGCTCGGCGTCGGCGCGCTGCGGCGCCGCCAGCCGCGAGAAGATCTCGCCCTCGATCTCCAATTCGATCTGGTCGGGCAGCTTGTAGCCGTCGTGGCCGAAGACCTTGATGCCGTTGTCGGTCCAGGGATTGTGCGACGCCGAGATCACGATGCCGGCGCGGAAGCCGCGCTGCCGCGCCAGAAAGGCCACCGCGGGCGTCGTGGCGATGCCCGCGCTCTCCACCTCCACGCCCTGCTCGGCCAGGCCGCGCGCCAGGGTGTCGGCCAGGCGCGCACCCGACTCGCGCGTGTCCTGCCCCAGCACCACCCGCGCCCGCGAGCTCTGCGCCGCCAGGCGATGCCCCAGCACCCGCCCGATGAGCAGCACCGTGGCTTCGTCCAGGGGAAACTCCCCTGCCACTCCGCGGATGCCGTCGGTGCCGAAGAGCCGCCGCGCGCCGCCGCTCATCGTCCGCCTCCGCCGGCGCTGTTGCGGGCGGTGGTGACGGTCACGCGCACGCGCAGCGGCTGCACCACCCGCACCAGGGGATCGTTGACGAAGACCGCGGCGGGCACGGTCAGCGTGCCCACCACCCCGGTGGCGTCCACCGGGTCGGTGGTGACCGTGTCCAGAGCGTTCACCCGCTTGGCCGGGCCCATCACCGTCACCGCCCAGGGTTCGCAGGTCACCTTCTCCAGGTGATAGCCGGCGGGGAAGCTGCCCGTCACCCGCGGCCGCACCTCCACCGTGCGCGTGGCCCGCTGGTCCAGCTCCATGCGGAACTGCGTGGGCACCACCTGCACCACCTCCACCCCGTGAGGAACGCTGATCTCGCCGGTGTTCAGGTCGTAGGTGCGCTCCCCCGGCCGGCCCCCGCTGAGGTCGATCACAGGATGGATCTGCGAGGCCGCCACCTCGCGGATCAGCCGCTCCGGCCCGCGGATGCGGATCTGCGCCTCCGGGACCTTTTCCGAGGCGATCTCCATGTTCTCGGGCACGTGCTGGAACTCGATGGGCACGCGGAAGGCGATCTCGGCGGTGGGCTCGCGCGCCACCGCGAACCACAGCGTGGTCGCGGCCAGCAGGGAAAACACCTTCAGCCAGAAGTTGTGCAGCACGTAACGGCGGAAGAGGTCGGCCATGGCTCAGCGCTCCGCCTCCGTCCCCGTGCTCTCGCGCGGCAGGGCGCCGCGCGCCGGCGGGGCTGCGCTCCCCGGCGCCTCCGCCCCGGACGCGCCCGCGATGGGCGTGGGCAGCGTGGCCGGCGCCAGGTAGCGCTGCAGCAATTCGCTCAGCCGCTCGCGCAGATCTTCCGGCGTCAGGTCGCGCTCCACCGTGCCACCCACCGCCAGGCTGATGGCCCCGCTCTCCTCGCTCACGATCACCGCCAGCGCGTCGGTCTCTTCGGTGATGCCGATGCCGGCGCGGTGGCGCGTCCCCATCTGCGTGGAGAGCAAGGGATTCATGGAGAGCGGCAGGAAGCAGGCCGCGGCCGCGATGCGGTCCTTCTGGATGATGACCGCGCCGTCGTGCAGGGGCGCGCTGGGACGGAAGATGGAGGCCAGCAGGTCGTAGCTCAGGCGCGCGTCCAGCGGCACCCCGCTCTCGATGTGGGTCCTCAGCCCGATCTCGCGCTCGATCACGATCAGCGCCCCCGTCTGGTTCTGCGCGAACAGGTTGGCGGCCATCACGATGTCGTCGTAGGCCTCGGCCAGCTCGGGCGCCGCCCGCGAGAGCAGCAGCTTGCGTCCCGCCTTGGCCAGCATCTGCCGGATCTCCCCCGCAAACACGACGATGAGCGCGAAGATGGCGTAGGGCAGCAGCGTGTTCACCAGCCAGGTGACGGTCTTGAGCTGGGCCAGCCGGGCGAGATACACCGCCAGGGCCAGCGCCACCACGCCCACCACCATCTGCGTGGCCCGCGTGCCCTTGATCAGCGCCAGGAACTGGTACAGGACGATGGCCACCACCAGGATGTCGATCACGCTCCAGACCGACACCTGGGGCAGCCGCTCCCATAACTGCGTCATGCTGCTGGGGTCCTTTCGCCCCGGAAGGGGCTAGAAACCTACCATATTGTACTGCCCGATTCGCGCCCCAGAAGCGCGAGAGAACCTCGTCGCCCCGGATCGACGCGGATGAACACGGATGGTGGGCCGCTAGCTAGGCTAAGGGCTTCTTTTCTTCACCGTCGCCGCGATGGTCCCTCGTGCCACCCGCGCCGTGATCTCGTCGCCCGCCTTCACCTGCGCCGCATCCTTGATGAGCGCGCCGGAAGCGTCGAAGACCAGCGCATAGCCGCGGTCGAGGATCTTCACCGGGGAAAGCTCTTCCAGGCGCGCACCCAGCTTCTCCGCTGTCGCCCGCCGCTCCAGCAGCGCCGCGCGCGCGGCCGCGCCCAGCGCTGCGGTGCGCGCCTCGATCTCCCGCCGCATGCCGCTGAGCACACGCCGCAGGTCGAAGGTGCGCAGGCGCGCCGCCGCCACCTCCAGCTTGCGCCGCTGCTCCACCAGGCCGGCGGTGAAGCCCTGTTGCAAGCCGAAGACCGCCTCATCCACGCGCTGCTGCCGCCGCTGGATCAGCTCGCGCATGCGCGCGAAGGCGCCGTGCTGCGCCAGTTCCGTCAACTCCTGCCGCGCCATGAGCAGGCGATAGCGCGCCGCGCGTCCCAGCCGCTGTCCCAGCCCCGCCACCTGCTCCTCCAGTTCGCGCTTGGACTGGATGACGATCTCCGCCGCCGCCGA from the Terriglobales bacterium genome contains:
- a CDS encoding CdaR family protein; translation: MADLFRRYVLHNFWLKVFSLLAATTLWFAVAREPTAEIAFRVPIEFQHVPENMEIASEKVPEAQIRIRGPERLIREVAASQIHPVIDLSGGRPGERTYDLNTGEISVPHGVEVVQVVPTQFRMELDQRATRTVEVRPRVTGSFPAGYHLEKVTCEPWAVTVMGPAKRVNALDTVTTDPVDATGVVGTLTVPAAVFVNDPLVRVVQPLRVRVTVTTARNSAGGGGR
- the cdaA gene encoding diadenylate cyclase CdaA, producing the protein MTQLWERLPQVSVWSVIDILVVAIVLYQFLALIKGTRATQMVVGVVALALAVYLARLAQLKTVTWLVNTLLPYAIFALIVVFAGEIRQMLAKAGRKLLLSRAAPELAEAYDDIVMAANLFAQNQTGALIVIEREIGLRTHIESGVPLDARLSYDLLASIFRPSAPLHDGAVIIQKDRIAAAACFLPLSMNPLLSTQMGTRHRAGIGITEETDALAVIVSEESGAISLAVGGTVERDLTPEDLRERLSELLQRYLAPATLPTPIAGASGAEAPGSAAPPARGALPRESTGTEAER
- the xseA gene encoding exodeoxyribonuclease VII large subunit, coding for LVRVVHRRYPARLLLAPASVQGAEAVAELCRALAALQRVADVEVIVLCRGGGSAEDLSAFNDEALARAIAASQIPVISAVGHETDFTIADFVADLRAPTPSAAAEIVIQSKRELEEQVAGLGQRLGRAARYRLLMARQELTELAQHGAFARMRELIQRRQQRVDEAVFGLQQGFTAGLVEQRRKLEVAAARLRTFDLRRVLSGMRREIEARTAALGAAARAALLERRATAEKLGARLEELSPVKILDRGYALVFDASGALIKDAAQVKAGDEITARVARGTIAATVKKRSP